AGTCATATTAAAAAGTTCTTTTAGTTCCAACATCTCAACTTTTTTTACTCCAGCTACCTTAGCTAATTTTTTTAAATCTATTGTATCAGCTCCTGGAATACAAGCTACTAACATCTCTTTTTTCTCAGTAAGTAAAACTAAAGTTTTAAAAATCTTTGTAATATCCTCTCCTGTCTTTAAAGATACTGCTATGGCACTTAAATCATTTTCATCAACTTCATACTCTTTATAGTCA
This region of Candidatus Fusobacterium pullicola genomic DNA includes:
- the ybaK gene encoding Cys-tRNA(Pro) deacylase encodes the protein MKKTNAMRELDKKKIKYDYKEYEVDENDLSAIAVSLKTGEDITKIFKTLVLLTEKKEMLVACIPGADTIDLKKLAKVAGVKKVEMLELKELFNMTGYIRGGCSPIGIKKRHQSFIHQSAKTKDYIMISAGVRGLQIIINPNDLIEYLNMQVGDIIV